Proteins encoded in a region of the Aptenodytes patagonicus chromosome Z, bAptPat1.pri.cur, whole genome shotgun sequence genome:
- the GPBP1 gene encoding vasculin isoform X1, with amino-acid sequence MAQHDFAPAWLNFPTPPSSTKSSLNFEKHSENFSWTENRYEANRRRHNSSDGFDSNIGRPNGGHFGRKEKNGWRSQGRNGTENINHRGGYHGGGSRARTSTFHCGKGQGLHENNVPDNETGKKEDKEVPKQFEAEDFPSLNPEYERETNQNKSLAAGVWEYPLNPKSRSPRMLVIKKGSTKELQISGFPVVGSLHSQPVRNGTGTSVYKGLVPKPVTPPAKPAQWKSQAKENKLGNPFPHESAYGVGNFSPFKSTAKAFTISQNSVKECNRSNSSSPVDKVGQPRLTKLTRMRTDKKSEFLKALKRDRVEEEHEDENHAGQEKEDESFNLHNSNSPHHERDINRNFENEIPQENGNASITSQQIIRSSAFPQADVLSSSLEAEHRLLKEMGWQEDSENDETCAPLTEDEMREFRVISEQVDWDSSSSLLLLLFWAPSLLQTLPFLAQMFSALWKKGLHCRRDHVGGGITGARRLRKWERRGYKKMAFGKTAF; translated from the exons ATGGCGCAGCATGACTTTGCTCCAGCCTGGCTTAATTTTCCAACTCCACCATCATCAACAAAG TCATCGCTGAACTTTGAGAAACATTCTGAAAATTTTTCGTGGACAGAGAATCGTTATGAAGCAAATCGCAGAAGACACAACTCTTCGGATGGGTTTGATTCTAACATTGGACGGCCTAATGGAG gacattttgggagaaaagagaagaatggTTGGCGTTCACAAGGCAGAAATGGTACAGAAAATATAAACCATCGTGGGGGATACCATGGCGGAGGTTCCCGTGCTCGTACCAGCACTTTCCACTGTGGAAAAGGTCAAGGACTGCATGAAAACAATGTACCTGATAATGAAactgggaaaaaggaagacaaagaagTACCCAAACAGTTTGAGGCTGAGGATTTT CCATCTTTGAACCCTGAATATGAGAGGGAAACAAACCAGAATAAATCTTTAGCTGCAGGTGTGTGGG agtaccCTTTGAATCCTAAATCTAGATCTCCAAGAATGCTGGTCATTAAAAAGGGCAGTACAAAAGAACTGCAGATATCTGGATTCCCAGTAGTAGGAAGTCTTCATTCACAGCCAGTAAGGAATGGAACTGGCACAAGTGTTTATAAAGGATTAGTCCCTAAACCTGTCACTCCACCTGCAAAG CCTGCACAGTGGAAAAgccaagcaaaagaaaataaacttgggAATCCGTTTCCTCACGAATCTGCATATGGTGTTGGCAATTTTAGTCCTTTCAAATCAACTGCCAAGGCATTTACTATATCACAAAATTCAGTGAAAGAG TGTAATCGGTCAAATTCTTCATCCCCTGTTGACAAAGTTGGTCAGCCTCGTTTAACAAAATTGACAAGAATGCGGACTGATAAGAAGAGTGAATTTTTGAAAGCATTGAAACGAGATAGAGTGGAAGAGGAACATGAAGACGAGAATCATGCTGGGCAAGAGAAG gAGGATGAGTCCTTTAACTTGCATAACAGCAACAGCCCTCATCATGAGAGAGATATAAACCgaaactttgaaaatgaaattccGCAGGAGAATGGCAATGCTTCAATTACATCTCAACAGATCATTCGATCTTCAGCTTTCCCTCAGGCAGATGTTCTTTCAAGCTCACTTGAGGCAGAGCATAG GTTGTTAAAGGAGATGGGCTGGCAGGAAGACAGTGAAAATGATGAAACATGTGCTCCACTAACAGAGGATGAGATGAGGGAGTTCCGAGTCATTAGTGAACAG GTAGATTGGGATTCCAGTTcctccctgctgcttctcctcttctGGGCCCCTTCCTTACTGCAGACCCTGCCCTTCTTAGCACAGATGTTTTCAGCACTGTGGAAAAAGGGACTGCATTGCAGGAGAGACCATGTGGGAGGAGGGATCACTGGGGCAAGACGTCTGAGGAAGTGGGAGAGAAGAGG
- the GPBP1 gene encoding vasculin isoform X2, whose protein sequence is MAQHDFAPAWLNFPTPPSSTKSSLNFEKHSENFSWTENRYEANRRRHNSSDGFDSNIGRPNGGHFGRKEKNGWRSQGRNGTENINHRGGYHGGGSRARTSTFHCGKGQGLHENNVPDNETGKKEDKEVPKQFEAEDFPSLNPEYERETNQNKSLAAEYPLNPKSRSPRMLVIKKGSTKELQISGFPVVGSLHSQPVRNGTGTSVYKGLVPKPVTPPAKPAQWKSQAKENKLGNPFPHESAYGVGNFSPFKSTAKAFTISQNSVKECNRSNSSSPVDKVGQPRLTKLTRMRTDKKSEFLKALKRDRVEEEHEDENHAGQEKEDESFNLHNSNSPHHERDINRNFENEIPQENGNASITSQQIIRSSAFPQADVLSSSLEAEHRLLKEMGWQEDSENDETCAPLTEDEMREFRVISEQVDWDSSSSLLLLLFWAPSLLQTLPFLAQMFSALWKKGLHCRRDHVGGGITGARRLRKWERRGYKKMAFGKTAF, encoded by the exons ATGGCGCAGCATGACTTTGCTCCAGCCTGGCTTAATTTTCCAACTCCACCATCATCAACAAAG TCATCGCTGAACTTTGAGAAACATTCTGAAAATTTTTCGTGGACAGAGAATCGTTATGAAGCAAATCGCAGAAGACACAACTCTTCGGATGGGTTTGATTCTAACATTGGACGGCCTAATGGAG gacattttgggagaaaagagaagaatggTTGGCGTTCACAAGGCAGAAATGGTACAGAAAATATAAACCATCGTGGGGGATACCATGGCGGAGGTTCCCGTGCTCGTACCAGCACTTTCCACTGTGGAAAAGGTCAAGGACTGCATGAAAACAATGTACCTGATAATGAAactgggaaaaaggaagacaaagaagTACCCAAACAGTTTGAGGCTGAGGATTTT CCATCTTTGAACCCTGAATATGAGAGGGAAACAAACCAGAATAAATCTTTAGCTGCAG agtaccCTTTGAATCCTAAATCTAGATCTCCAAGAATGCTGGTCATTAAAAAGGGCAGTACAAAAGAACTGCAGATATCTGGATTCCCAGTAGTAGGAAGTCTTCATTCACAGCCAGTAAGGAATGGAACTGGCACAAGTGTTTATAAAGGATTAGTCCCTAAACCTGTCACTCCACCTGCAAAG CCTGCACAGTGGAAAAgccaagcaaaagaaaataaacttgggAATCCGTTTCCTCACGAATCTGCATATGGTGTTGGCAATTTTAGTCCTTTCAAATCAACTGCCAAGGCATTTACTATATCACAAAATTCAGTGAAAGAG TGTAATCGGTCAAATTCTTCATCCCCTGTTGACAAAGTTGGTCAGCCTCGTTTAACAAAATTGACAAGAATGCGGACTGATAAGAAGAGTGAATTTTTGAAAGCATTGAAACGAGATAGAGTGGAAGAGGAACATGAAGACGAGAATCATGCTGGGCAAGAGAAG gAGGATGAGTCCTTTAACTTGCATAACAGCAACAGCCCTCATCATGAGAGAGATATAAACCgaaactttgaaaatgaaattccGCAGGAGAATGGCAATGCTTCAATTACATCTCAACAGATCATTCGATCTTCAGCTTTCCCTCAGGCAGATGTTCTTTCAAGCTCACTTGAGGCAGAGCATAG GTTGTTAAAGGAGATGGGCTGGCAGGAAGACAGTGAAAATGATGAAACATGTGCTCCACTAACAGAGGATGAGATGAGGGAGTTCCGAGTCATTAGTGAACAG GTAGATTGGGATTCCAGTTcctccctgctgcttctcctcttctGGGCCCCTTCCTTACTGCAGACCCTGCCCTTCTTAGCACAGATGTTTTCAGCACTGTGGAAAAAGGGACTGCATTGCAGGAGAGACCATGTGGGAGGAGGGATCACTGGGGCAAGACGTCTGAGGAAGTGGGAGAGAAGAGG
- the GPBP1 gene encoding vasculin isoform X5 produces MAQHDFAPAWLNFPTPPSSTKSSLNFEKHSENFSWTENRYEANRRRHNSSDGFDSNIGRPNGGHFGRKEKNGWRSQGRNGTENINHRGGYHGGGSRARTSTFHCGKGQGLHENNVPDNETGKKEDKEVPKQFEAEDFPSLNPEYERETNQNKSLAAGVWEYPLNPKSRSPRMLVIKKGSTKELQISGFPVVGSLHSQPVRNGTGTSVYKGLVPKPVTPPAKCNRSNSSSPVDKVGQPRLTKLTRMRTDKKSEFLKALKRDRVEEEHEDENHAGQEKEDESFNLHNSNSPHHERDINRNFENEIPQENGNASITSQQIIRSSAFPQADVLSSSLEAEHRLLKEMGWQEDSENDETCAPLTEDEMREFRVISEQVDWDSSSSLLLLLFWAPSLLQTLPFLAQMFSALWKKGLHCRRDHVGGGITGARRLRKWERRGYKKMAFGKTAF; encoded by the exons ATGGCGCAGCATGACTTTGCTCCAGCCTGGCTTAATTTTCCAACTCCACCATCATCAACAAAG TCATCGCTGAACTTTGAGAAACATTCTGAAAATTTTTCGTGGACAGAGAATCGTTATGAAGCAAATCGCAGAAGACACAACTCTTCGGATGGGTTTGATTCTAACATTGGACGGCCTAATGGAG gacattttgggagaaaagagaagaatggTTGGCGTTCACAAGGCAGAAATGGTACAGAAAATATAAACCATCGTGGGGGATACCATGGCGGAGGTTCCCGTGCTCGTACCAGCACTTTCCACTGTGGAAAAGGTCAAGGACTGCATGAAAACAATGTACCTGATAATGAAactgggaaaaaggaagacaaagaagTACCCAAACAGTTTGAGGCTGAGGATTTT CCATCTTTGAACCCTGAATATGAGAGGGAAACAAACCAGAATAAATCTTTAGCTGCAGGTGTGTGGG agtaccCTTTGAATCCTAAATCTAGATCTCCAAGAATGCTGGTCATTAAAAAGGGCAGTACAAAAGAACTGCAGATATCTGGATTCCCAGTAGTAGGAAGTCTTCATTCACAGCCAGTAAGGAATGGAACTGGCACAAGTGTTTATAAAGGATTAGTCCCTAAACCTGTCACTCCACCTGCAAAG TGTAATCGGTCAAATTCTTCATCCCCTGTTGACAAAGTTGGTCAGCCTCGTTTAACAAAATTGACAAGAATGCGGACTGATAAGAAGAGTGAATTTTTGAAAGCATTGAAACGAGATAGAGTGGAAGAGGAACATGAAGACGAGAATCATGCTGGGCAAGAGAAG gAGGATGAGTCCTTTAACTTGCATAACAGCAACAGCCCTCATCATGAGAGAGATATAAACCgaaactttgaaaatgaaattccGCAGGAGAATGGCAATGCTTCAATTACATCTCAACAGATCATTCGATCTTCAGCTTTCCCTCAGGCAGATGTTCTTTCAAGCTCACTTGAGGCAGAGCATAG GTTGTTAAAGGAGATGGGCTGGCAGGAAGACAGTGAAAATGATGAAACATGTGCTCCACTAACAGAGGATGAGATGAGGGAGTTCCGAGTCATTAGTGAACAG GTAGATTGGGATTCCAGTTcctccctgctgcttctcctcttctGGGCCCCTTCCTTACTGCAGACCCTGCCCTTCTTAGCACAGATGTTTTCAGCACTGTGGAAAAAGGGACTGCATTGCAGGAGAGACCATGTGGGAGGAGGGATCACTGGGGCAAGACGTCTGAGGAAGTGGGAGAGAAGAGG
- the GPBP1 gene encoding vasculin isoform X4 yields MAQHDFAPAWLNFPTPPSSTKSSLNFEKHSENFSWTENRYEANRRRHNSSDGFDSNIGRPNGGHFGRKEKNGWRSQGRNGTENINHRGGYHGGGSRARTSTFHCGKGQGLHENNVPDNETGKKEDKEVPKQFEAEDFPSLNPEYERETNQNKSLAAGVWEYPLNPKSRSPRMLVIKKGSTKELQISGFPVVGSLHSQPVRNGTGTSVYKGLVPKPVTPPAKPAQWKSQAKENKLGNPFPHESAYGVGNFSPFKSTAKAFTISQNSVKECNRSNSSSPVDKVGQPRLTKLTRMRTDKKSEFLKALKRDRVEEEHEDENHAGQEKEDESFNLHNSNSPHHERDINRNFENEIPQENGNASITSQQIIRSSAFPQADVLSSSLEAEHRLLKEMGWQEDSENDETCAPLTEDEMREFRVISEQECCIYLMGSVRRSWKGESCAMLNLNI; encoded by the exons ATGGCGCAGCATGACTTTGCTCCAGCCTGGCTTAATTTTCCAACTCCACCATCATCAACAAAG TCATCGCTGAACTTTGAGAAACATTCTGAAAATTTTTCGTGGACAGAGAATCGTTATGAAGCAAATCGCAGAAGACACAACTCTTCGGATGGGTTTGATTCTAACATTGGACGGCCTAATGGAG gacattttgggagaaaagagaagaatggTTGGCGTTCACAAGGCAGAAATGGTACAGAAAATATAAACCATCGTGGGGGATACCATGGCGGAGGTTCCCGTGCTCGTACCAGCACTTTCCACTGTGGAAAAGGTCAAGGACTGCATGAAAACAATGTACCTGATAATGAAactgggaaaaaggaagacaaagaagTACCCAAACAGTTTGAGGCTGAGGATTTT CCATCTTTGAACCCTGAATATGAGAGGGAAACAAACCAGAATAAATCTTTAGCTGCAGGTGTGTGGG agtaccCTTTGAATCCTAAATCTAGATCTCCAAGAATGCTGGTCATTAAAAAGGGCAGTACAAAAGAACTGCAGATATCTGGATTCCCAGTAGTAGGAAGTCTTCATTCACAGCCAGTAAGGAATGGAACTGGCACAAGTGTTTATAAAGGATTAGTCCCTAAACCTGTCACTCCACCTGCAAAG CCTGCACAGTGGAAAAgccaagcaaaagaaaataaacttgggAATCCGTTTCCTCACGAATCTGCATATGGTGTTGGCAATTTTAGTCCTTTCAAATCAACTGCCAAGGCATTTACTATATCACAAAATTCAGTGAAAGAG TGTAATCGGTCAAATTCTTCATCCCCTGTTGACAAAGTTGGTCAGCCTCGTTTAACAAAATTGACAAGAATGCGGACTGATAAGAAGAGTGAATTTTTGAAAGCATTGAAACGAGATAGAGTGGAAGAGGAACATGAAGACGAGAATCATGCTGGGCAAGAGAAG gAGGATGAGTCCTTTAACTTGCATAACAGCAACAGCCCTCATCATGAGAGAGATATAAACCgaaactttgaaaatgaaattccGCAGGAGAATGGCAATGCTTCAATTACATCTCAACAGATCATTCGATCTTCAGCTTTCCCTCAGGCAGATGTTCTTTCAAGCTCACTTGAGGCAGAGCATAG GTTGTTAAAGGAGATGGGCTGGCAGGAAGACAGTGAAAATGATGAAACATGTGCTCCACTAACAGAGGATGAGATGAGGGAGTTCCGAGTCATTAGTGAACAG gagtGTTGTATATACCTGATGGGGTCAgtgaggaggagctggaagggagAATCTTGTGCAATGTTAAATCTGAACATTTGA